Proteins encoded within one genomic window of Halorussus salilacus:
- a CDS encoding antitoxin VapB family protein, giving the protein MSKSIRLSDEAYERLEVRRREGETLSEVVLRLAGERSLSELAGVLSEEEADALEDAIEERRERRREQLEAVADRLQET; this is encoded by the coding sequence GTGTCTAAGAGCATCCGCCTCTCGGACGAAGCGTACGAGCGGCTGGAGGTTCGGAGGCGCGAGGGCGAGACGCTCTCGGAGGTCGTCCTCCGTCTCGCCGGAGAGCGGTCGCTGTCGGAGCTCGCGGGCGTCCTCTCCGAGGAGGAGGCCGACGCGCTCGAAGACGCCATCGAAGAGCGCCGAGAACGGCGGCGAGAGCAGTTAGAAGCCGTCGCCGACCGGCTTCAGGAGACGTAG
- a CDS encoding DUF5815 family protein, whose amino-acid sequence MAEPRVPGGRGAEIELPCGESVHVHDLDMGMREYDCACGDSHAVVTDVHPPSRFFPEFLVAILRETIDTDDDLGEFGTPHVMGIVLEEFPTEVVSENVEDDQDVGYALVWVTDFDSRRLHEVVVELVVELMEHAVSHAEDDDAMARFEEDMLDFDVSAFVEQYRRERDFTGPHDTPA is encoded by the coding sequence ATGGCAGAACCGCGCGTTCCGGGCGGCCGCGGGGCCGAGATCGAGCTCCCCTGCGGCGAGTCGGTCCACGTCCACGACCTCGACATGGGCATGCGCGAGTACGACTGCGCGTGCGGGGACTCCCACGCGGTCGTCACCGACGTCCATCCGCCCTCTCGATTCTTCCCCGAGTTCCTGGTCGCCATCCTGCGCGAGACCATCGACACCGACGACGACCTGGGCGAGTTCGGCACGCCCCACGTCATGGGCATCGTGCTGGAGGAGTTCCCGACCGAGGTCGTCAGCGAGAACGTCGAGGACGACCAGGACGTGGGGTACGCGCTGGTGTGGGTGACCGACTTCGACTCGCGTCGGCTCCACGAGGTCGTGGTCGAACTCGTGGTCGAGCTCATGGAGCACGCGGTCAGCCACGCCGAGGACGACGACGCGATGGCCCGATTCGAGGAGGACATGCTGGACTTCGACGTGTCGGCGTTCGTCGAGCAGTACCGCCGGGAGCGCGACTTCACCGGGCCGCACGACACCCCCGCCTGA
- a CDS encoding type II toxin-antitoxin system VapC family toxin: MLLDTSFLTDLMRGDENAVARADELEENPVRQCLSAMTLFELYYGVARSKQPDEERETVEEVLTTKPVQPADSAVMQKAGRISGELENDGEALGDGDVIIGATAAIVDEPVLTRNVSDFERIAGVEVATY; this comes from the coding sequence GTGTTGCTCGACACGTCCTTCCTCACCGACCTGATGCGCGGAGACGAGAATGCGGTCGCCAGAGCCGACGAACTGGAGGAGAATCCGGTTCGACAGTGCCTCTCGGCGATGACGCTGTTCGAACTCTACTACGGCGTCGCACGATCCAAGCAACCGGACGAGGAACGGGAAACCGTCGAGGAGGTACTCACGACCAAGCCCGTTCAGCCAGCAGACTCGGCGGTAATGCAGAAGGCAGGACGTATCTCGGGCGAACTCGAAAACGACGGCGAAGCCCTCGGTGACGGGGACGTTATCATCGGGGCGACCGCGGCTATCGTGGACGAACCGGTACTGACGCGGAACGTCTCC